The window TCTTCCATAATTGGTAACTCTGGAAAACCACCGATTTCATCAAAAGTGGTGGCTTTGAGAAAGATAGCCTGGTCACCATAGGGCATGGAAAAAATGCGCGATCGCATATTTACTATCTTCTCAATCAACCGTAGCCCTCGCAAGTCGGAATCAATTCTCAATTCAAATGCCCCAGCAATAGTGCTGGGGTTTTCTAGCGATTGGCGGACTAAGGTATCAAACTTAGAGGGCAAATGGGTGTCAGCGTGAAGAAATAACAAAATATCACCTGTCGCGATCGCTGCACCTGCATTCATTTGATTCGCACGACCGGCTGCCGCTGAAATCACTTTAATCTCTGACAAGGGCGCGAATCTGCCACAGCAGCGATGGGCTAACTCCACCGTTTCATCCCGACTTCCCCCATCGACTACGATGACTTCTATATCCGAGACATCCTGAAGCCGAGTGAGTGTTGCCTCAATTGTCGTCGCTTCATTGAGAACGGGAATGATAATGGAAATTTTGGCAGCTTTCATGCAGCGTTTGGTCATTAAAAGAGCAAGAACACAGGTTTTGCACGGCGAAGCCTCCTGAACCCGTCATTTCTGTTTGACAACGGGTGACTAAAAACTCACCATTCTTGCTGTGTTCTTATTGAGTTTTCAGGCGCAACATCCGGTAATCAGGGAGTTGAGCCTCTCAATTATGCAAGTTCAATAGACCACAATCAGAAAACGACCTAAAGATGGGCTTGCTGCCAAACCCATAAATCCTCTGGGCGATCGACATCACTGAGTAGAGGCAACTTAGCAACAGTTAACCCAAGCCTCTGAGTAATACTAAGTGTTTGTTGCAAAACCTCAGCCGTACTCCAAGGAATACCTGTAAAAAGTTCTGGAATCAACCGACGCAGCCCAATCAGATAATAGCCCCCATCCAGTGCCGGCCCAAGTACCAAGTCATGCTGACGCAATAACTGAAACGCTTCTACCATCAGGGGGGCATTCAATTCAGGGCAATCAGTACCGATAAGAACCACAGCCGTCATTCCAGCCGAAAAAGAGGCTTGAAACGCTGATGCCATGCGATCGCCAATATCGCCTTCACTTTGGCATCGGTAGACCCAATTTAACCCCAACCATTCTTGCATCAACTGCTCGTTTCCACCTGAAAAATGGACTTCCACCGATAGGGGATAAAAAGTTAGGAGTTGATTCACTTCAGCTAGCTTTTGTTCTGTCATCTGACGCTGAAGTGTTGCCGCACCTTCTGCGCCCAACAATGGGATGAGTCGTGTTTTCGTTTTTCCGGGTTCTGGGTAGCGGGTGAAAAGAATTAGGCATTCTGTAGCTGATTGAATCACAATCTTTCAACAGTCAATCGATATAAAACACATCCAAAAGGCGATCACCTTTTTGTTACCTAGAATGGTGGAGTGCGATCACAGTGTTAGGGTTTGGAAAGAGAGAGGGCGATCGCTCTTGTGAGAGGACAGTGTGATCGCATTTCCTGTATAACGTGCGCTCTGCTTGGCAGCAGCGCTTCGCTATCGCCTATGGGCGTGAAGGTGCGATGAACATGAACAATTGCATTTGGAAAAATATCAGCCCAACCCGCTCTGTAGGGGCGGTGCCTCCTCGTATGAGCTCCGGGTGCCCGCCCCACCACTGTGGTTGCTCTACACACTCATTTCTAACATTCGCTGAATCGGTCGTAGAGCTGCTACTTGTATCTCTTCGGGTAGTGTAATTTCTGGTTGACGGTTCTTCATCGCAAGATACAGTTTTTCCAGCGTATTAAGCCGCATGAAGGGACACTCATTACAGGCACAATTGCTCTCCGGTGGTGCTGGGATGAAGCGTTTACCCGGTGCTTGCTTTTGCATTTGGTGAATAATTCCCGGTTCCGTCGCCACAATAAAAGTCTGATTGGAACTGGCTTGAGAATACTTCAACAATGCAGTTGTCGAGCCAATATAACTGGCGTGACGTAGTACCGAGGGTTCACATTCCGGGTGAGCAATTACTTCCGCCTCTGGATGTTCAATTTTGAGCTGAACAATCTTACGTTCTGAGAAGGTTTCATGGACAATACAGCTACCCTGCCATAATACAAGGTCTCGTCCCGTTTGTTCCGCCACATAGCGCCCTAAATTGCGATCGGGGGCAAAAATAATCGGTTGTTCTTTGGGAATTTGGTTAACAATTTTGACGGCATTGGAGCTGGTACAAATGATGTCGCTCATTGCCTTGATTTCGGCAGAGCAGTTGATATAAGAAACGACCAAATGATTGGGATGAGCGGCCTTAAATTCGGCAAAAGCATCGGGTGGACAACTATCAGCGAGTGAGCAACCCGCCTCTAAATCGGGCAACAACACCAGTTTGTCAGGATTGAGGATTTTGGCGGTTTCTGCCATGAAGTGGACACCGACAAAGACAATCACATCGGCATCGGTGTTGGCGGCTTTGCGGGAAAGTTCGAGGGAATCGCCAATGTAGTCTGCGATATCTTGAAGGTCAGGGTCTTGGTAGTAGTGAGCCAGCAAGACGGCATTGAGTTCTTTTTTGAGGGTACCAATCGCTTCAAATAGGTCGTCAGGTAAGGCACCAGTCTGGGCAGAGTCTCGTTGGGCAAGTGCAGTGGTAAACACAGTTGGGAGTTGCCTTGGTT of the Allocoleopsis franciscana PCC 7113 genome contains:
- the nadA gene encoding quinolinate synthase NadA → MFTTALAQRDSAQTGALPDDLFEAIGTLKKELNAVLLAHYYQDPDLQDIADYIGDSLELSRKAANTDADVIVFVGVHFMAETAKILNPDKLVLLPDLEAGCSLADSCPPDAFAEFKAAHPNHLVVSYINCSAEIKAMSDIICTSSNAVKIVNQIPKEQPIIFAPDRNLGRYVAEQTGRDLVLWQGSCIVHETFSERKIVQLKIEHPEAEVIAHPECEPSVLRHASYIGSTTALLKYSQASSNQTFIVATEPGIIHQMQKQAPGKRFIPAPPESNCACNECPFMRLNTLEKLYLAMKNRQPEITLPEEIQVAALRPIQRMLEMSV
- a CDS encoding TIGR04282 family arsenosugar biosynthesis glycosyltransferase, with the translated sequence MIQSATECLILFTRYPEPGKTKTRLIPLLGAEGAATLQRQMTEQKLAEVNQLLTFYPLSVEVHFSGGNEQLMQEWLGLNWVYRCQSEGDIGDRMASAFQASFSAGMTAVVLIGTDCPELNAPLMVEAFQLLRQHDLVLGPALDGGYYLIGLRRLIPELFTGIPWSTAEVLQQTLSITQRLGLTVAKLPLLSDVDRPEDLWVWQQAHL
- a CDS encoding TIGR04283 family arsenosugar biosynthesis glycosyltransferase — its product is MKAAKISIIIPVLNEATTIEATLTRLQDVSDIEVIVVDGGSRDETVELAHRCCGRFAPLSEIKVISAAAGRANQMNAGAAIATGDILLFLHADTHLPSKFDTLVRQSLENPSTIAGAFELRIDSDLRGLRLIEKIVNMRSRIFSMPYGDQAIFLKATTFDEIGGFPELPIMEDFELMRQLKQEGKITLVSASVLTSGRRWQKLGVLKTTLMNQLIIAGYFLGISPTQLMRWYRQGGFRNRG